One part of the Pseudodesulfovibrio alkaliphilus genome encodes these proteins:
- the cfa gene encoding cyclopropane fatty acyl phospholipid synthase — protein MLATTLQHGLEQAGVVINGPKPWDIQVHDKRWFSRVLLDKNLGLGESYMDGWWDCDRIDEAICRLLLGGMEDRIRGGPRILWHLVPAVLCNLQSKARSRIIAERHYDLDNELFLSFLDANHQYSCAYFSSTDDLDEAQKNKLDLIARKLQLAENDHLLDIGCGWGGLASYFAATCHCRVTAVNISRQQLQHARKICAGLPVVFHDRDYREVNGVFDKVVSVGMFEHVGRRNYRTFMKTVHRCLKDDGIFLLHTIGGNASKSNCDPWINKYIFPNGMLPSQKQIGQATENLFVIEDVHNIGPHYDKTLMAWNRNFQAAWPTLSRKYDARFKRMWEYYLLSCAGAFRARDIQVWQIVMTKQGCGTRHPICR, from the coding sequence ATGTTGGCAACAACCCTGCAACACGGCCTGGAACAGGCCGGAGTGGTCATCAACGGCCCGAAACCCTGGGACATTCAGGTCCACGACAAGCGATGGTTCAGCCGGGTCCTGCTCGACAAGAATCTCGGGCTCGGCGAATCCTACATGGACGGCTGGTGGGACTGCGACAGGATCGACGAGGCGATATGCCGCCTGCTTCTGGGGGGGATGGAAGACCGAATCAGAGGCGGACCGCGCATCCTCTGGCACCTTGTTCCTGCCGTGCTGTGCAATCTGCAATCCAAGGCCCGCAGCCGTATCATCGCCGAAAGGCACTACGACCTTGACAACGAACTCTTCCTCTCCTTTCTGGACGCCAACCATCAATATAGTTGCGCATATTTTTCCAGCACGGACGATCTCGACGAGGCACAGAAAAACAAGCTGGACCTCATTGCCCGCAAGCTGCAGCTCGCAGAAAACGATCATCTCCTCGACATCGGTTGCGGCTGGGGCGGTTTGGCCAGCTACTTCGCCGCAACCTGCCATTGCCGGGTGACGGCGGTAAACATCTCGCGCCAGCAACTGCAACATGCCAGAAAAATCTGCGCAGGACTGCCCGTCGTCTTCCATGATCGGGACTACCGCGAGGTGAACGGCGTATTCGACAAGGTCGTCTCGGTCGGCATGTTCGAGCATGTAGGAAGGAGGAACTACAGGACGTTCATGAAAACCGTGCATCGCTGCCTGAAGGATGACGGCATATTCCTGCTCCACACCATCGGCGGCAATGCCTCCAAGAGCAACTGCGACCCCTGGATCAACAAATACATCTTTCCAAACGGGATGCTCCCGAGCCAGAAGCAGATCGGCCAGGCCACGGAAAATCTCTTCGTCATTGAGGACGTTCACAATATCGGCCCCCACTACGACAAGACACTCATGGCCTGGAATCGCAACTTCCAGGCCGCGTGGCCTACCTTAAGCCGAAAATACGATGCGCGTTTCAAACGAATGTGGGAGTATTATCTGCTTTCGTGCGCCGGAGCCTTCCGGGCCAGGGACATCCAGGTCTGGCAGATCGTGATGACCAAGCAAGGATGCGGAACCCGACACCCCATATGCAGATAA
- a CDS encoding FadR/GntR family transcriptional regulator yields the protein MNKPNSVKGYFMPVTIGRASEEVSLQIEAAIMDGRLAPGERLPSEREMQILFGAGRGVIREAIKTLKQKGLLEVRKGAKGGAYVRRLNVANVSESLTLFLKQQPVAPEQLIEFRETLDRAITQMAIGRADAESKTRLLTEARKLEWLLRQPEPDLHATGELDRRLNLMLVHMAGNTVFEWVMHALQMGFSSHDYALYEEPHYRERAAANWSDTAQAIADGDIMRALSHIGHHYHLLRECINDRGDHSRQLPPPFISGPTNEMEKE from the coding sequence ATGAACAAACCAAATTCGGTGAAGGGCTATTTCATGCCCGTGACTATCGGGCGTGCCAGTGAAGAGGTTTCGCTGCAGATTGAGGCCGCCATCATGGATGGCAGGCTCGCTCCGGGAGAGCGGCTCCCCAGCGAGCGCGAAATGCAGATACTCTTCGGGGCAGGGCGCGGGGTCATCCGCGAGGCCATCAAAACATTAAAGCAAAAAGGGTTGCTCGAGGTTCGCAAGGGAGCCAAGGGAGGTGCCTATGTGCGCAGACTCAATGTTGCCAACGTCTCGGAATCCCTGACCCTGTTCCTCAAGCAACAGCCGGTGGCCCCGGAACAACTCATCGAGTTTCGCGAGACCCTGGACCGGGCCATCACCCAGATGGCCATAGGCCGGGCCGATGCCGAATCCAAAACCCGGTTGTTGACCGAGGCGCGCAAGCTCGAATGGCTGCTGCGCCAGCCGGAACCGGACCTCCACGCCACAGGCGAGCTGGATCGAAGACTCAACCTGATGCTCGTGCACATGGCGGGCAACACCGTCTTCGAGTGGGTCATGCACGCCCTGCAGATGGGTTTCAGCTCCCACGACTACGCCCTGTATGAAGAGCCACACTACCGCGAACGTGCGGCCGCCAATTGGAGCGACACGGCCCAGGCCATTGCCGATGGCGATATCATGCGCGCCCTCTCGCACATCGGCCACCACTATCACCTGCTGCGAGAATGTATCAATGACCGGGGCGACCACAGCCGCCAACTCCCGCCCCCGTTCATCAGCGGACCAACCAACGAAATGGAGAAAGAATGA
- the betA gene encoding choline dehydrogenase, protein MKHYDYIIVGGGSAGSVLANRLSANPKNKVLVLEAGLPDFKLDFRIHMPAALTYPLAGKTYNWWYESEPEPHMNNRRIYQPRGKVLGGSSCINGMIHIRGNAMDYEKWAREDGLESWSYAHCLPYFKRFECRMAGADEYQGAVGPLYLTTPECDNPLFDAFFQAVQQTGYPVTDDVNGYRQEGFGKFDRTTYRGRRWNAARAYVHPVRSRRNLTVKCLAMTTRILFQGKRAVGVEYARGKRSFKAYGGEIICCGGSINSPQLLQLSGVGNGRHLSALGIGVVHDLPGVGENLQDHLELYVQYACKKPVSMFPALKWYNQPWIGLKWLLGGTGEAATNHFEAGGFIRGNDRVKYPNIQYHFLPIAIRYDGSAPNEGHGYQVHVGPMNTDVRGHVKLKSSDPMDHPEILFNYLSTEQERREWVEAIRKTREIMTQPAFDEFRGRELAPGDQAQTDAEILDFVAREGESAYHPSCTCAMGTHDMAVTDANLKVRGVEGLRVVDASVMPYVTNGNIYAPVMMIAEKAADIILGNTPLAPENAPFYQHGTDSDRGDA, encoded by the coding sequence ATGAAGCATTATGACTACATAATTGTCGGCGGAGGCTCGGCCGGGTCTGTCCTGGCCAATCGCCTGAGCGCCAACCCCAAAAACAAGGTGCTCGTCCTGGAGGCCGGGCTGCCCGATTTCAAGCTCGATTTCCGCATCCACATGCCCGCGGCCCTGACCTACCCCCTGGCCGGAAAGACATACAACTGGTGGTATGAATCCGAGCCAGAGCCGCACATGAACAACAGACGCATCTACCAGCCGCGGGGTAAGGTTCTCGGAGGCTCCAGCTGCATCAACGGCATGATCCACATTCGCGGCAACGCCATGGATTATGAAAAATGGGCACGCGAGGACGGCCTTGAGAGCTGGTCCTATGCCCACTGCCTGCCCTATTTCAAACGCTTCGAATGCCGCATGGCGGGAGCTGACGAATATCAGGGCGCTGTCGGCCCCCTCTATTTGACAACACCCGAATGCGACAACCCGCTTTTCGACGCCTTTTTCCAGGCGGTGCAGCAGACAGGCTATCCGGTGACGGATGATGTCAACGGCTACCGCCAGGAAGGGTTTGGCAAATTCGACCGCACCACCTACCGCGGACGCCGCTGGAACGCGGCAAGGGCCTATGTCCACCCGGTCAGGAGCCGCCGCAATCTGACCGTCAAGTGCTTGGCCATGACCACGCGCATTCTGTTTCAGGGCAAACGCGCCGTAGGAGTGGAATACGCCAGGGGCAAACGCAGCTTCAAGGCGTACGGCGGGGAAATCATCTGCTGCGGCGGCTCCATCAACTCCCCGCAGCTGCTCCAGCTTTCAGGCGTGGGCAATGGCCGCCATCTCTCGGCCCTTGGCATCGGCGTGGTCCACGATCTGCCCGGCGTGGGAGAAAACCTTCAGGATCACCTGGAACTCTACGTCCAATACGCCTGCAAGAAGCCGGTCTCCATGTTCCCTGCCCTCAAATGGTACAACCAGCCCTGGATCGGACTCAAATGGCTCCTCGGAGGTACGGGAGAAGCTGCCACCAACCACTTCGAGGCGGGCGGCTTCATCCGCGGCAACGACCGGGTTAAGTACCCCAACATCCAGTACCACTTCCTGCCCATCGCCATCCGCTACGACGGCTCGGCTCCCAACGAGGGCCACGGCTACCAAGTCCATGTCGGCCCCATGAACACCGACGTGCGCGGCCATGTGAAGCTCAAGTCGAGCGATCCCATGGATCACCCTGAGATCCTCTTCAACTACCTCTCAACCGAGCAGGAGCGACGGGAATGGGTCGAGGCCATCCGCAAGACCCGCGAGATCATGACCCAACCCGCCTTTGACGAATTCCGCGGCCGCGAACTGGCTCCGGGCGATCAGGCCCAAACCGATGCGGAAATCCTCGACTTTGTGGCTCGCGAAGGCGAGTCGGCCTATCACCCCAGCTGCACCTGCGCCATGGGCACTCACGACATGGCCGTGACCGATGCCAACCTCAAGGTTCGCGGAGTCGAGGGGCTGCGCGTGGTGGACGCCTCTGTCATGCCCTATGTAACCAACGGCAACATTTACGCCCCGGTCATGATGATCGCGGAAAAGGCTGCGGACATCATCCTCGGCAACACCCCGCTGGCCCCCGAGAACGCGCCCTTCTACCAACACGGCACGGACAGCGACAGGGGTGACGCATGA
- the betB gene encoding betaine-aldehyde dehydrogenase, with protein sequence MINGTMYIDGKWTGSSCGATRRIENPFDGSEVANVAEGGREDAREAIAAARRAFDSGGWPQTPAVERGRLLARLADLVERERENLARLETLDTGKTLEESRWDMDDVAGIFRYYAGMADKDAGEIIASPNPGTSSRVVREPVGVCGQISPWNYPLLQASWKMAPALAAGCTLIMKPSEITPLTTLKITELAEEAGYPPGVVNTVLGPGPEVGAELAESADVDLISFTGGVATGKTIMRAAAGNVKRVALELGGKNPNIVFADADFDVAVDHALNAVFFHAGQICSAGTRLMVQDALHDRFVEALAARMKRIKVGNGLDAATEMGPLISADHRAKVERYIAIARREGATLALGGGRPEDPALANGHFVMPTLFTDCDSHMRIVREEVFGPVITVERFVTEKEAVARANDTTYGLSAGFWTRDPDRMARVSAALRFGTVWVNDFNVYFVQAPWGGYRQSGLGRELGRQGLEEYTELKHIYHNHAAKAINWFGSK encoded by the coding sequence ATGATCAATGGAACCATGTATATCGACGGGAAGTGGACCGGATCGAGCTGCGGCGCGACCCGGCGCATTGAAAACCCCTTTGACGGTTCCGAGGTGGCAAATGTGGCAGAGGGCGGACGCGAGGACGCCCGCGAAGCCATCGCGGCCGCGCGCCGCGCCTTTGACTCGGGCGGCTGGCCGCAAACCCCGGCAGTGGAGCGAGGGCGGCTGCTGGCGCGTCTGGCCGACCTCGTGGAACGCGAGCGCGAGAACCTGGCCCGGCTGGAAACGCTGGACACGGGAAAGACCCTGGAGGAATCGCGCTGGGACATGGACGATGTGGCAGGCATCTTCCGCTACTACGCGGGCATGGCCGACAAGGACGCCGGAGAGATCATCGCCTCGCCCAACCCCGGCACTTCCAGCCGGGTGGTTCGCGAGCCCGTCGGCGTATGCGGCCAGATATCGCCCTGGAACTACCCCCTGCTCCAGGCGTCGTGGAAGATGGCCCCGGCCCTGGCCGCTGGCTGCACCCTGATAATGAAGCCCAGCGAAATCACCCCGCTGACCACCCTCAAAATCACCGAGCTGGCCGAAGAGGCGGGCTATCCCCCCGGCGTGGTCAACACGGTCCTCGGCCCCGGACCGGAAGTGGGTGCGGAGCTTGCCGAGAGCGCGGATGTGGACCTCATCTCCTTCACAGGCGGTGTTGCCACGGGCAAGACCATCATGCGCGCCGCGGCTGGCAACGTAAAAAGGGTCGCCCTGGAGCTGGGCGGCAAGAACCCGAACATCGTCTTTGCCGACGCCGACTTCGACGTGGCCGTGGACCACGCCCTCAACGCGGTCTTCTTCCACGCCGGACAGATCTGCTCGGCCGGAACACGGCTCATGGTCCAGGATGCCTTGCACGACCGCTTTGTGGAGGCCCTCGCCGCCCGCATGAAGCGCATCAAGGTGGGCAATGGCCTGGACGCGGCCACCGAGATGGGTCCGCTCATCTCGGCTGATCACCGTGCCAAGGTGGAACGGTACATCGCGATCGCCAGGCGGGAAGGGGCCACCCTCGCTCTGGGCGGCGGCCGCCCCGAAGACCCGGCCTTGGCAAACGGCCACTTCGTCATGCCCACGCTGTTCACCGACTGCGACAGCCACATGCGCATCGTGCGCGAGGAGGTCTTCGGGCCGGTCATCACCGTGGAACGCTTCGTCACCGAAAAAGAGGCTGTGGCCCGGGCCAACGATACCACCTACGGCCTGTCCGCAGGATTCTGGACACGAGACCCGGATCGCATGGCCAGGGTTTCTGCTGCACTGCGCTTCGGCACGGTCTGGGTCAACGACTTCAACGTCTACTTTGTCCAGGCCCCCTGGGGCGGCTACCGCCAGTCGGGCCTGGGTCGCGAGCTGGGCCGCCAGGGTCTTGAGGAATACACCGAGCTCAAACACATCTATCACAACCACGCCGCCAAGGCGATCAACTGGTTCGGCTCGAAATAG
- a CDS encoding glycine betaine ABC transporter substrate-binding protein, whose amino-acid sequence MSFSLRRSLSVLVLAVALFTLPPTAHAAQKIKIASVSWTGVTIKTELAVSLLKSIGYDAENVVLSVPIAYAAMSTGDVDAFLGNWMPSMANVADKFFDNGTVIKYSPNMPGAKYTLAVPTSCAKAGLKDFNDIARFGDKLDWKIYGIEPGNDGNQIIQSMIDADMFGLGKFKLVQSSEVAMLSQVQSYAAQGKWIVFLGWSPHSMNERIDMTYLTGSTEETFGPDDGSATVWTNLRRGFAEDNPNVAKLFKNMVFPVPMMNQIMTAIKEDKSLNFRTAGLKWLKQNPATWEGWLDGVTTADGKPATPVFKAYLESR is encoded by the coding sequence ATGTCATTTTCCCTCAGGCGGAGCCTGTCCGTCCTCGTACTTGCCGTCGCCCTGTTCACCCTGCCCCCCACCGCGCATGCCGCGCAAAAAATCAAGATCGCCAGCGTTTCCTGGACCGGCGTGACCATCAAGACCGAACTGGCCGTGAGTCTGCTCAAGAGCATCGGCTACGACGCCGAGAACGTAGTCCTGTCCGTGCCAATCGCCTACGCGGCCATGTCCACAGGCGATGTGGACGCCTTCCTGGGCAACTGGATGCCCTCCATGGCCAACGTGGCCGACAAGTTCTTCGACAATGGAACGGTGATAAAATATTCGCCCAACATGCCCGGGGCCAAGTACACCCTGGCCGTGCCCACCTCATGCGCCAAGGCTGGACTCAAGGATTTCAACGATATAGCCAGATTCGGCGACAAGCTGGACTGGAAAATCTACGGCATCGAGCCGGGCAACGACGGCAACCAGATCATCCAGTCCATGATCGACGCCGACATGTTCGGACTTGGCAAATTCAAACTGGTGCAGTCGAGCGAGGTGGCCATGCTCTCCCAGGTCCAATCCTACGCAGCCCAGGGCAAATGGATCGTCTTCCTGGGCTGGTCCCCCCACAGCATGAACGAGCGTATCGACATGACCTACCTCACCGGCAGCACCGAGGAAACCTTCGGCCCGGACGACGGCAGCGCCACGGTCTGGACCAACCTGCGCAGGGGGTTTGCCGAGGACAACCCCAACGTGGCGAAACTGTTTAAGAACATGGTTTTTCCCGTGCCCATGATGAACCAGATCATGACCGCCATCAAGGAGGACAAGTCCCTCAACTTCCGCACCGCCGGACTCAAGTGGCTCAAACAAAACCCGGCCACATGGGAAGGCTGGCTCGACGGCGTGACCACTGCCGACGGCAAACCCGCCACCCCTGTCTTCAAGGCATACCTGGAATCCAGATAG
- a CDS encoding tetratricopeptide repeat-containing diguanylate cyclase — protein sequence MRTIKDIFADGSLSFTPSELIDFEHAIKDCIAEFLPFGSYSLFFPREPVDPLPEPEFRREDGELILPLIFQGRLICHFIAKGVRLKAPSSSLRYLVALASSVLEKIALFRKSVTDQLTGLYTRDHFVAELEKAVDRVQGCLATGTCRAGAASRNGEAVAVQRGRAGAVPACEAEQAFSGTLGVLYVDLDNFLWVNERYGFLTGDDIVAEVGRLLDLVCPKYTTVARLANDKFAVLVPDAKPRACFQLSEVIRSGIAKLSFVDDITNDIITITASVGFVNYPQGLEGGQFRRPVAEQARMLVRKARKAVSVAKDLGRNRVFGYADILDKGGRVLDTLPMNRVGVSLGESSGARVGQRFLVRAPKASQGGADSVQGGGYHPALVKAEVVLAEVHADSSVAEILHLGDAGVAIRPGDQLKLVSGDEPGFADSQGGAPGAPHKDASTRLMGYGHFVSALASARLGPETFGLSLVRVLDQPVDTGEGYQEAMDRMMTQVAALARGGFGDDALGGRYGLGGMVFFQEGTDGPTLRARSLEIVRLAADSLGISVAIGSACYPFLNFDRADILENCRKALEHALLLPEPRVAVFDSISLNLSADRRFMAGDIYGAVEEFKLALLDDENNLLARNSLGICYAQLGRFEEARRQFEQVAAINGKDVLALYNLGWANHRLGDLKKAEQAYRQCIKADPGHVYALMRLGSLCEGAGHLKKAANHYRKAAAQPGGERMVLRPLARVAYRQGDLDATREYLHLALNADHNDHQAMHMLARLYLDQGEDPRIAEVLARQSAALSPERSAYWDTLVEALEAQGKVEEAVKVAARAG from the coding sequence ATGAGGACGATAAAAGACATCTTCGCGGACGGGAGCCTGTCGTTCACTCCCAGTGAGTTGATCGACTTCGAGCATGCCATCAAGGATTGCATCGCCGAGTTTCTTCCCTTTGGTTCCTACAGCCTGTTCTTTCCCAGGGAGCCGGTCGATCCCCTGCCCGAGCCCGAGTTCCGTCGCGAGGACGGGGAGTTGATCCTGCCGCTGATCTTTCAGGGGCGGCTGATTTGCCATTTCATCGCCAAGGGCGTGCGGCTCAAGGCGCCTTCCTCGTCCTTGCGCTACCTGGTGGCCCTGGCTTCATCCGTGCTGGAGAAGATCGCCCTGTTCCGCAAGAGCGTCACCGATCAGTTGACAGGACTCTACACCCGCGACCACTTCGTGGCCGAACTTGAGAAGGCCGTTGACCGGGTTCAGGGGTGTCTGGCTACCGGAACCTGTCGTGCCGGGGCCGCCTCGCGCAACGGCGAGGCGGTGGCTGTGCAGCGGGGCCGTGCCGGTGCTGTGCCCGCCTGCGAGGCGGAGCAGGCTTTCTCGGGCACCCTTGGCGTGCTCTATGTGGATCTCGACAATTTTCTGTGGGTCAACGAGCGTTACGGATTTCTGACAGGTGACGACATCGTGGCCGAGGTTGGCCGACTGCTCGATCTGGTCTGCCCCAAGTACACCACCGTGGCCCGGCTGGCCAACGACAAGTTCGCCGTCCTCGTACCCGACGCCAAACCGCGGGCCTGCTTCCAGCTCTCCGAGGTCATCCGGTCGGGCATCGCCAAGCTCTCCTTTGTGGACGACATCACCAACGACATCATCACCATCACGGCCAGCGTGGGGTTCGTCAATTATCCCCAGGGGCTGGAGGGCGGGCAGTTTCGCCGCCCCGTGGCCGAGCAGGCGCGAATGCTGGTGCGCAAGGCGCGCAAGGCCGTGAGTGTGGCCAAGGACTTGGGGCGAAACCGGGTTTTCGGCTATGCAGACATCCTGGACAAGGGCGGCCGGGTTCTTGACACTCTGCCCATGAACCGCGTGGGTGTCAGCCTGGGAGAGTCGTCCGGAGCCAGGGTGGGGCAGCGTTTTCTGGTTCGGGCACCCAAGGCGTCGCAGGGCGGGGCGGATTCCGTTCAAGGCGGAGGGTATCATCCGGCACTGGTCAAAGCCGAGGTGGTCCTGGCCGAGGTCCATGCCGACAGTTCCGTGGCCGAGATTCTTCATCTGGGCGATGCCGGGGTGGCCATCAGGCCCGGCGACCAACTCAAGCTGGTTTCAGGCGACGAACCCGGTTTCGCCGACAGCCAGGGCGGTGCGCCAGGCGCTCCGCACAAGGACGCGTCCACCCGGCTGATGGGCTACGGGCATTTTGTCTCCGCTCTGGCCTCGGCGCGGCTGGGGCCAGAGACCTTCGGCCTCTCGTTGGTGCGCGTGCTTGATCAACCCGTGGATACCGGCGAGGGTTACCAGGAGGCCATGGACCGGATGATGACCCAGGTGGCCGCCCTGGCGCGTGGCGGTTTTGGCGACGACGCACTCGGCGGACGTTACGGACTGGGGGGGATGGTCTTTTTCCAGGAGGGCACTGACGGGCCGACACTGCGGGCCCGGTCGCTGGAGATCGTCAGACTGGCGGCGGATAGCTTGGGCATTTCCGTGGCCATCGGTTCGGCCTGTTATCCCTTCCTCAATTTCGACCGGGCCGACATCCTCGAAAACTGCCGCAAGGCGCTGGAGCACGCCTTGCTGCTGCCCGAGCCCCGTGTGGCCGTTTTCGATTCCATCTCCCTCAATCTTTCGGCCGACAGGCGATTCATGGCTGGCGACATATATGGGGCCGTGGAGGAGTTCAAGCTCGCCTTGCTTGACGACGAAAACAATCTGCTGGCCCGCAACTCCCTTGGCATCTGCTACGCCCAGCTGGGTCGTTTCGAGGAGGCGCGGCGGCAGTTCGAGCAGGTCGCAGCCATCAACGGCAAGGACGTGCTCGCCCTGTACAATCTCGGCTGGGCCAATCATCGGCTGGGCGATCTCAAGAAGGCCGAGCAGGCCTATCGGCAGTGCATCAAGGCCGACCCCGGGCACGTCTACGCGCTGATGCGCCTGGGCTCCCTGTGCGAAGGCGCGGGACACCTCAAGAAGGCCGCAAACCATTACCGCAAGGCGGCGGCGCAACCCGGCGGGGAGCGCATGGTACTGCGGCCCCTGGCCCGTGTGGCCTACCGCCAGGGCGATCTGGACGCCACTCGTGAATACCTGCATCTTGCCCTCAATGCGGACCACAACGATCATCAGGCCATGCACATGCTGGCCCGGCTTTATCTCGACCAGGGCGAAGACCCCCGCATCGCCGAGGTCCTGGCCCGGCAATCCGCAGCCCTCTCGCCCGAGCGGAGCGCCTATTGGGATACCCTGGTGGAAGCCCTCGAAGCCCAGGGCAAGGTGGAGGAGGCGGTCAAGGTGGCTGCCAGGGCCGGATAG
- the panC gene encoding pantoate--beta-alanine ligase codes for MHTITDPQELQRQCLAWRSQGLTIGLVPTMGYLHEGHMALMRHARPRCDKLVVSIFVNPSQFGPGEDLDKYPRDHEGDSAKSAACGADLLFLPASEAMYATDHATWIDVPELGRHLCGASRPGHFRGVCTVVAKLFMLAMPHLAVFGRKDWQQMAIIRRMTRDLNIPVEIIGHEIVREADGLALSSRNAYLEPEERAAAPAIRRGLVKLAEMLHKGERDPKVAKRFLHDEFATALPMGKVDYIELVDPENITPVSAVTGPVLAAVAVRIGRARLIDNILIEV; via the coding sequence ATGCACACCATCACCGATCCACAAGAACTCCAACGACAATGTCTGGCCTGGCGGAGCCAGGGGCTGACCATCGGCCTGGTGCCGACCATGGGCTATCTGCACGAGGGACACATGGCCCTCATGCGCCACGCCCGGCCGCGCTGCGACAAGCTCGTGGTCTCCATCTTCGTCAACCCGAGCCAGTTCGGCCCTGGCGAGGACCTGGACAAATACCCCCGGGACCACGAAGGGGACAGCGCCAAGAGCGCGGCCTGCGGTGCCGACCTGCTCTTCCTGCCCGCGTCCGAAGCCATGTACGCCACGGACCACGCCACCTGGATCGATGTGCCCGAGCTGGGCCGCCATCTGTGCGGAGCGAGCCGCCCCGGCCATTTTCGCGGCGTATGCACGGTGGTGGCCAAATTGTTCATGCTCGCCATGCCCCATCTGGCCGTTTTCGGCCGCAAGGACTGGCAACAAATGGCCATCATTCGCCGCATGACCCGCGACCTGAACATCCCGGTGGAGATCATCGGGCATGAAATCGTGCGCGAGGCCGACGGACTGGCCCTGAGCTCGCGCAACGCCTACCTGGAGCCCGAGGAACGGGCCGCTGCCCCGGCCATCCGGCGGGGGCTTGTGAAGCTGGCCGAAATGCTGCACAAGGGCGAACGCGATCCCAAGGTCGCCAAACGGTTCCTGCATGACGAATTCGCCACCGCCCTGCCCATGGGCAAGGTGGACTACATTGAGCTGGTCGATCCCGAGAACATCACCCCGGTCAGCGCCGTGACCGGCCCTGTGCTGGCGGCTGTGGCCGTGCGAATCGGCAGGGCGCGACTGATCGACAACATTTTGATAGAGGTGTGA
- the panD gene encoding aspartate 1-decarboxylase encodes MAQRCFLSAKIHGATITCANLEYRGSISIDTALMKAVGLLPYEQVDVYNLDNGERLTTYAIPGSKGEICLNGAAAHKGAVGQRVIIASYAWLDESEARTRKPRVAIANNDNGVEQILECELDPDF; translated from the coding sequence ATGGCCCAACGCTGTTTTTTGAGCGCCAAGATTCACGGTGCCACCATCACCTGCGCGAACCTGGAATACCGGGGCAGCATCTCCATCGACACCGCGTTGATGAAAGCCGTGGGACTCCTGCCCTACGAACAGGTGGATGTCTACAATCTCGACAACGGAGAGCGGCTGACCACATACGCCATCCCCGGATCAAAAGGCGAAATATGCCTCAATGGCGCGGCCGCCCACAAGGGTGCCGTGGGCCAGCGGGTAATCATCGCCTCCTATGCGTGGCTCGACGAGAGCGAGGCCCGGACGCGCAAGCCGAGGGTCGCCATCGCCAACAACGACAACGGCGTCGAACAGATCCTCGAGTGCGAGCTCGACCCGGATTTCTAG